The following proteins come from a genomic window of Pseudomonadota bacterium:
- the cas2e gene encoding type I-E CRISPR-associated endoribonuclease Cas2e, producing MLEVHPGVFVGTLSSRVADELWQAVTSARGDKGACTYLRSSGGEQRFTLRTAGTPSRQPADYDGLVLLVRRLSPELKEPRHRSLKTGKNKRNT from the coding sequence ATGCTAGAAGTCCATCCAGGCGTCTTCGTCGGGACCCTGAGCTCCAGGGTCGCTGACGAACTCTGGCAAGCTGTGACCTCCGCCCGGGGGGACAAAGGTGCCTGCACCTACCTCCGCAGCTCCGGCGGCGAGCAACGGTTCACGCTCCGCACCGCCGGTACGCCCAGCCGCCAACCCGCCGACTACGACGGCCTCGTGCTCCTCGTGCGCAGACTCTCGCCGGAGCTCAAGGAGCCGCGCCACCGTTCTTTGAAAACCGGAAAAAACAAGAGAAACACATAG
- the cas1e gene encoding type I-E CRISPR-associated endonuclease Cas1e — MSTSRHALPRIVDRWTFLYVERARIEREQNAIVLWDERGQTPVPVAALSLLMLGPGTTVTQAAMVALADNGCVTAWCGEGAVRCYATTVAPKQRMDNLATQARAWADEEERLCVVRRMYAMRFATPPPPDATLEQIRGLEGVRVRECYRRQSQLTGVPWAGRAYKQSSWNASDSVNRALSAANACLYGVVAAAVAAAGFSPSLGFIHTGKALSFVYDIADLYKSEVTVPAAFRAASESRTKSIETHARRACREQFLAARLMQRIVPDMQRALGLQPVQVDALTHPGDVDRVAALWSPEGDVQGGRNFGDLAPLRKAPTAELAADDDEQAS; from the coding sequence GTGAGCACTTCTAGACACGCCCTTCCTCGCATCGTCGATCGCTGGACGTTCCTCTATGTTGAACGTGCGCGGATCGAACGCGAGCAGAACGCGATTGTGCTGTGGGATGAACGCGGTCAGACGCCGGTACCGGTGGCGGCCCTGTCGTTGCTGATGCTCGGGCCTGGCACAACGGTTACCCAGGCTGCCATGGTGGCGCTGGCAGACAATGGCTGTGTGACCGCCTGGTGCGGAGAGGGGGCGGTCCGTTGCTACGCGACGACCGTGGCGCCGAAGCAGCGCATGGACAATCTGGCCACCCAGGCACGAGCTTGGGCGGACGAAGAGGAACGACTGTGCGTCGTGCGACGAATGTACGCGATGCGTTTCGCAACACCGCCGCCGCCCGACGCAACGCTAGAACAGATTCGAGGCCTTGAGGGCGTGCGCGTCCGCGAATGCTATCGGCGCCAAAGCCAACTAACGGGCGTGCCGTGGGCCGGGCGCGCGTACAAACAGTCCTCCTGGAATGCATCGGACTCTGTGAATAGGGCGCTCTCCGCGGCCAACGCGTGCCTCTATGGCGTGGTCGCGGCTGCCGTGGCGGCGGCCGGATTCAGTCCATCCCTCGGCTTCATTCATACCGGCAAAGCCCTGTCCTTCGTTTACGACATCGCGGACCTCTACAAGAGCGAGGTGACGGTGCCGGCTGCGTTTCGCGCCGCGTCGGAGTCAAGGACCAAGAGTATCGAGACCCACGCGCGGCGTGCGTGCCGCGAGCAGTTTCTTGCGGCCAGACTTATGCAACGCATCGTCCCCGACATGCAGCGCGCCCTGGGCTTGCAGCCGGTGCAGGTGGACGCACTAACACACCCGGGCGACGTCGATCGTGTTGCCGCACTATGGTCACCGGAGGGTGACGTGCAGGGCGGCAGGAACTTCGGAGACTTGGCGCCGTTACGCAAAGCGCCAACCGCCGAGCTTGCCGCTGACGACGATGAGCAGGCTTCGTGA